Proteins found in one Paenibacillus wynnii genomic segment:
- a CDS encoding ABC transporter permease: MNNLLPLIRNECIKILKKKRFYVILLILAVLVPMFTYAQMRIAERSQDKFNSDWRLEVQQRITDNQNSLSSDRIPEEWKSYRRIFVQQLQYYLDHDVNPNEPSGVTFTREFLDNSVTLFIPLLIMAVASDLVSGERTTGTIKMLLTRPVKRWRVLFSKMTALIMFVSLIVLSTFLVSYLISGLAFGYRGFNVPVFTGFQIGGDTVNMSAVHAVPQWKYILMQCGLIWFVSVVVALLAFMVSVLVRSTAASIVVMMATLIAGTILTNMASAWTTAKYLFMVNLGLTGYLAGTPAPIEGMTLPFSMAVLGTWGVISVIISFTVFTKRDILN, from the coding sequence TTGAATAATCTATTGCCGCTCATCCGAAATGAGTGCATAAAGATACTGAAAAAGAAACGGTTTTATGTTATTCTGCTTATTCTGGCTGTATTGGTACCGATGTTCACCTACGCACAGATGCGTATAGCAGAGCGCAGTCAGGATAAATTTAACTCGGATTGGCGATTGGAGGTACAACAGCGGATTACCGATAATCAGAATTCACTCAGCAGTGACCGGATTCCGGAGGAGTGGAAATCGTATCGCCGTATTTTTGTGCAGCAGCTTCAATATTACCTTGACCACGATGTGAATCCGAATGAACCAAGTGGTGTTACCTTTACCCGCGAATTTTTAGACAACTCCGTCACATTATTCATTCCGCTCTTAATCATGGCAGTGGCCTCTGATCTAGTATCAGGTGAAAGAACCACGGGTACAATTAAGATGCTTCTAACAAGGCCGGTCAAACGTTGGAGGGTACTCTTCAGTAAAATGACGGCTTTGATCATGTTTGTTTCATTAATTGTTTTGTCTACATTTTTAGTAAGCTACTTAATTTCAGGTCTGGCCTTTGGGTACAGAGGGTTTAATGTGCCGGTCTTTACAGGATTCCAGATCGGTGGGGATACCGTAAATATGTCCGCAGTGCACGCAGTGCCTCAATGGAAGTATATACTTATGCAATGCGGTTTGATCTGGTTTGTCAGTGTCGTTGTAGCTTTATTAGCCTTTATGGTATCCGTACTCGTTCGCAGCACGGCCGCTAGTATTGTGGTAATGATGGCGACACTAATCGCTGGAACCATATTAACGAACATGGCATCGGCTTGGACAACTGCCAAATATTTGTTTATGGTTAACCTAGGGCTAACCGGATATTTAGCGGGTACACCTGCGCCGATAGAGGGAATGACACTTCCATTTTCAATGGCAGTACTGGGCACATGGGGTGTGATTTCGGTGATCATTTCATTCACCGTCTTTACGAAACGGGATATCTTGAATTAG
- a CDS encoding ABC transporter ATP-binding protein, producing MNNEGYGSTAKVVLSVSNVRKKIARKWIIDDVSFDVREGEIFGFLGPNGAGKTTTIRMLVDLIRPSSGTITVCGYNVNRHPEKALQFVGSIVENPEVYTYLTGWENLQHFARMQPGVDEARIAEVVEIVRLDQRIHDKVRTYSLGMRQRLGIAQALLGRPRLLILDEPTNGLDPKGIKELREFIRKLADEGLAVFVSSHLLSEIQLLCDRVAIISKGRVLAVGGVDELVSRNSPYVLWDIEPFDKGRELLAARNEINITDRAEVTLDDTVIAGMGTNSVITIMEDELIPEIVAMLVAAGIEVRGVHKINPTLEQLFLKLTEGETIE from the coding sequence GACGATGTTTCCTTTGACGTAAGAGAAGGCGAAATATTTGGTTTTCTTGGACCTAACGGTGCAGGGAAAACTACGACCATACGAATGCTCGTTGATTTGATCCGGCCAAGCTCCGGGACTATTACCGTTTGCGGGTATAATGTTAACCGTCATCCTGAAAAAGCACTACAATTTGTGGGCTCGATCGTAGAAAATCCGGAGGTCTATACCTATTTAACGGGTTGGGAGAATTTACAGCACTTTGCCCGTATGCAGCCTGGAGTGGATGAGGCCCGGATCGCCGAGGTAGTGGAAATTGTACGATTGGATCAGCGGATACATGACAAAGTCAGAACCTACTCACTTGGAATGCGTCAGCGGCTGGGTATTGCACAAGCTTTGCTGGGACGACCTCGGCTGCTTATTCTGGATGAGCCTACAAATGGACTTGACCCTAAAGGCATTAAGGAGCTGCGAGAGTTTATCCGTAAGCTGGCTGATGAAGGTTTAGCTGTATTTGTCTCCAGCCATCTGCTTAGTGAAATTCAGCTTTTGTGCGACCGGGTCGCAATTATTAGTAAAGGCCGCGTTCTGGCTGTAGGCGGAGTAGACGAGCTTGTATCCAGGAACTCTCCATATGTATTATGGGACATTGAGCCTTTTGATAAGGGGAGGGAACTGCTTGCAGCCCGGAACGAAATAAATATAACAGACCGGGCAGAAGTCACTCTGGACGATACCGTAATTGCAGGTATGGGAACAAACTCGGTGATTACGATCATGGAGGATGAGCTAATTCCGGAGATCGTTGCCATGCTGGTTGCCGCCGGCATAGAAGTTAGAGGCGTGCATAAAATCAACCCTACACTGGAACAGCTATTCTTGAAACTGACGGAGGGTGAGACTATTGAATAA